A window from Acidobacteriota bacterium encodes these proteins:
- a CDS encoding transketolase encodes MAIPATPPDASRPEGSASDLRCLRALERKVLWLAVWMIHNANHLRPSRDGLKVGGHQASCASVAALMTTLYFDALRPEDRVAVKPHASPVFHAIQYLLGNQTQDQLARFRGFGGAQSYPSRTKDADDVDFSTGSVGLGVAMTSFAALVQDYVRLKRFGAERPTGRMIAIAGDAEFDEGNIFEALVESWKHDVRNVWWVIDYNRQSLDAVMVERFSDRLETVFRNLDWRVEVLKYGRLLTAAFERPGGGALRRWIDSAENSRYSALAYKGGAAWRDELQRDLGDTHGIRALLDEHDDDALGRLMTNLGGHDLATLRDAFGAVGDDRPTAFIAYTIKGYGLPFAGHKDNHAGLVTPDQMEAFKQGMGIADGEEWDRFAGLDIPAGELQAFLDAVPFGRASGRRHAAARIAVPERFEPPPGDRLSTQDAFGRFLSDLARRHPDLADRVVTSSPDVTVSTSLGSWLNRRHIFGRRARGDLFKDKRIVSALNWEVSAEGQHIELGIAENNLFILLAALGLSAPLFGERLLPIGTVYDPFISRGLDALNYACYQDARFIVVGTPSGVSLAAEGGAHQSIYEPLLGMGQPGLTSFEPTYADELCEVLRWSFEHLQADDGGAVYLRLSTRPVDQPQRRLDTGLARQITDGGYWLAPPGPRAEIALVASGAVLPEAIDAHRQILEDVPDAGLLVVTSVDRLYRGWTASHRGGIGAARPVSHVERLLGPLPEGAGLITVIDAHPATLSWLASVRRQRVVPLGVDRFGQSGDLPDLYREYRLDVDAIVEAAARLAMSAIA; translated from the coding sequence ATGGCGATCCCCGCGACTCCTCCCGATGCCTCTCGGCCCGAGGGCTCCGCATCCGATCTGCGCTGCCTCCGCGCGCTCGAGCGCAAGGTCCTGTGGCTGGCCGTCTGGATGATCCACAACGCCAACCACCTCCGCCCCTCGCGCGACGGGCTGAAGGTCGGCGGCCACCAGGCATCGTGCGCGTCGGTGGCGGCGTTGATGACGACGCTGTACTTCGACGCCCTGCGGCCGGAGGACCGTGTGGCGGTGAAGCCGCACGCGAGCCCGGTGTTCCACGCCATCCAGTACCTGCTGGGCAACCAGACGCAGGATCAACTCGCCCGCTTCCGCGGGTTCGGCGGCGCGCAGTCGTACCCGTCGCGCACGAAGGACGCCGACGACGTCGACTTCTCCACCGGCTCGGTCGGCCTCGGCGTGGCGATGACCAGCTTCGCCGCGCTGGTCCAGGACTACGTGCGTCTGAAGCGGTTCGGCGCCGAGCGTCCCACGGGCCGCATGATCGCCATCGCCGGCGACGCCGAGTTCGACGAGGGGAACATCTTCGAGGCGCTCGTCGAGTCGTGGAAGCACGACGTCCGCAACGTCTGGTGGGTCATCGACTACAACCGCCAGAGTCTCGACGCGGTGATGGTCGAGCGTTTCTCGGACCGGCTGGAGACCGTCTTCCGCAACCTCGACTGGCGGGTGGAGGTGCTCAAGTACGGACGCCTGCTGACCGCCGCCTTCGAGCGGCCGGGCGGGGGCGCGCTGCGGCGGTGGATCGATTCGGCGGAGAATTCGCGCTACTCGGCCCTGGCCTACAAGGGCGGTGCCGCCTGGCGCGACGAGCTGCAGCGCGATTTGGGGGACACCCACGGCATTCGCGCCCTGCTCGACGAGCACGACGACGACGCGCTCGGACGGTTGATGACCAACCTGGGCGGGCACGATCTCGCCACCCTGCGCGACGCTTTCGGCGCCGTGGGGGACGACCGGCCCACCGCCTTCATCGCCTACACCATCAAGGGCTACGGCCTGCCGTTCGCCGGCCACAAGGACAACCACGCCGGACTGGTCACGCCGGACCAGATGGAGGCGTTCAAGCAGGGGATGGGCATCGCGGACGGCGAGGAATGGGACCGCTTCGCCGGGCTCGACATCCCGGCCGGCGAGCTGCAGGCGTTTCTCGACGCCGTGCCCTTCGGACGCGCGTCCGGCCGGCGCCACGCCGCGGCGCGCATCGCGGTGCCGGAGCGGTTCGAGCCGCCCCCCGGCGACCGGCTGTCGACCCAGGACGCGTTCGGCCGCTTCCTGTCGGACCTCGCGCGGCGCCATCCCGACCTGGCCGACCGCGTGGTGACGTCGTCGCCGGACGTCACGGTCTCGACCAGCCTCGGCTCGTGGCTGAATCGCCGCCACATCTTCGGGCGGCGCGCCCGCGGCGACCTCTTCAAGGACAAGCGGATCGTCTCCGCCCTCAACTGGGAGGTCTCCGCCGAGGGCCAGCACATCGAGCTGGGGATCGCCGAGAACAACCTGTTCATCCTGCTCGCCGCGCTCGGGTTGAGCGCGCCGCTGTTCGGCGAGCGTCTGCTGCCGATCGGCACCGTCTACGATCCGTTCATCAGCCGCGGCCTCGACGCGCTGAACTATGCCTGCTACCAGGACGCGCGCTTCATCGTGGTGGGGACGCCGTCCGGGGTGTCGCTGGCCGCCGAGGGCGGGGCGCACCAGTCGATCTACGAACCACTGCTCGGGATGGGGCAGCCGGGCCTGACGTCGTTCGAGCCGACCTACGCCGACGAGCTCTGCGAGGTCCTGCGCTGGAGCTTCGAGCACCTGCAGGCCGACGACGGCGGAGCGGTCTACCTGCGCCTGTCGACCCGCCCGGTGGATCAGCCGCAACGGCGCCTGGACACGGGACTGGCGCGGCAGATCACCGACGGCGGCTACTGGCTGGCCCCGCCCGGGCCCCGGGCGGAGATCGCACTCGTCGCCAGCGGCGCGGTGCTGCCGGAAGCGATCGACGCGCACCGGCAGATCCTGGAGGACGTCCCGGACGCCGGGCTGCTCGTGGTCACCTCGGTCGACCGGCTCTATCGCGGGTGGACGGCAAGCCACCGCGGCGGCATCGGAGCGGCCCGACCGGTCTCGCACGTCGAGCGGCTGCTCGGTCCCCTGCCCGAGGGAGCAGGCCTGATCACGGTGATCGACGCGCATCCGGCCACGCTGTCGTGGCTGGCGTCGGTCCGGCGCCAGCGGGTGGTCCCGCTCGGCGTGGATCGCTTCGGGCAGTCCGGCGATCTGCCGGACCTGTACCGCGAGTACCGCCTGGACGTCGACGCTATCGTAGAGGCGGCCGCGCGCCTCGCGATGTCGGCCATCGCGTAA
- a CDS encoding ATP-binding protein: MVTLLGARQVGKTTLARQVAASWPDPSTVFDLEVAATREALSATPEKVLRDREGLVVIDEVQRKPELLELLRPICDDPGRRAVFLLLGSASLDLVQGVSETLAGRMFFVDVGGFSLAEVGLEHQDRLWMRGGLPRAWLAPSAAAWTRWMQSFTRTFLERDIRGLGSAVSPDALGRFWRMLAHVHGQTWNAAELARSMGVSATTVNHYRDLLAGAFMLRVLPPWFENLGKRLVRSPKIYLRDSGILHFLLGLEDRRELPLHPRYGASWEGFALEQTLLAHGEREAYFYGTQRGAELDLLLLRRGRRWGFEFKCADAPRTTRSMHIVMDDLGLRHLWVVYPGDREYSLTNNITALPLTQIRDIELRPA; encoded by the coding sequence GTGGTCACCCTGCTGGGAGCTCGGCAGGTCGGCAAGACGACGCTGGCGCGGCAGGTAGCGGCGTCCTGGCCCGATCCATCCACGGTTTTCGATCTGGAGGTTGCCGCCACTCGCGAAGCGCTGTCCGCCACCCCCGAGAAAGTGCTTCGGGACCGGGAGGGCCTGGTCGTGATTGACGAGGTGCAGCGGAAGCCGGAGCTGCTCGAGTTGCTCCGGCCGATTTGCGACGATCCGGGCCGCCGCGCCGTCTTCCTGCTGCTCGGCAGCGCCTCCCTGGACCTCGTCCAGGGGGTGTCCGAGACGCTGGCCGGACGCATGTTCTTCGTCGACGTGGGCGGATTCTCGCTGGCCGAGGTCGGTCTGGAGCACCAGGATCGCTTGTGGATGCGAGGCGGGCTTCCGCGCGCCTGGCTGGCCCCGTCCGCTGCGGCCTGGACGCGCTGGATGCAGTCGTTCACGCGCACGTTCCTGGAGCGGGACATCCGCGGGCTGGGGTCGGCGGTCTCTCCGGACGCGTTGGGCCGCTTCTGGCGCATGCTGGCGCACGTGCACGGACAGACCTGGAACGCGGCGGAGCTGGCGCGCTCGATGGGCGTGAGCGCGACGACGGTGAACCACTACCGCGACCTGCTGGCGGGCGCCTTCATGCTCCGTGTGCTGCCGCCCTGGTTCGAGAACCTGGGCAAGCGCCTCGTCCGGTCGCCCAAGATCTACCTGCGGGACAGCGGGATTCTGCATTTTCTGCTCGGCCTGGAAGACCGGCGGGAACTGCCGCTGCATCCTCGCTACGGCGCAAGCTGGGAAGGGTTCGCCCTGGAACAGACGCTGCTCGCGCACGGCGAGCGCGAGGCGTACTTCTATGGGACCCAACGGGGCGCAGAGCTGGATCTGCTCCTGTTGCGGCGAGGCCGCCGCTGGGGGTTCGAGTTCAAGTGCGCCGACGCGCCGCGAACGACCCGGTCGATGCACATCGTCATGGACGACCTCGGACTCCGGCACTTGTGGGTGGTCTACCCTGGCGACCGCGAGTACTCCCTGACCAACAACATTACCGCCCTGCCGCTGACGCAGATCCGCGATATCGAGTTGCGTCCGGCCTGA
- a CDS encoding DUF3604 domain-containing protein: protein MTYLRRCTRLAARGLTLAFLIVAVGCAGAGDDEGRPDDYLTPELRAAVEQLKADVAMGPTDEATIAERARILADWVDAYALGGGEVGLEGPRVRLQSTLPPTGQAALRQGAIVDRLVRQFTLHDEPGALGELTAESLGPFEARSYQTVRQTWTAGTRPVVAGGGFWVARHFNVNYGPFQTDDPAGDGYVTIATSDTDAAFEADVYLASGPHGGFRAPEPALVFRVASGQIDPGETVTITYGDTSGGGQGLLMTGTSSARMPLPLYVDLDASGEWRPLPILPFVVSGTRVAGVHGFVPSVVAPGEPFELSVRAQDAFFNRATGAIPAFEVRVDGDVRATTPAGTEPITVVELTLDETGPHWIDIRSADGEIRGGANPILVEENPARRIYWGDTHGHSGYAEGIGTIDFFMTFARDDARLDFVTHSEHDVWLDDAEWELSRSAVQTFDEPGRFIPYLGWEWTRHARFGGHHNVLYRDTEGRERVSALEYPTLSELYQGLHARYDPTDVLVIPHAHNPGDYRQSDPQLEPLIEMMSMHGTFEWFVRQYLSHGHQVGLVAASDDHLSHPGYSAPNRNSLAQRGGLGAVMAPERSRDAIFDAMKERRTYATTGDRIILDVTVNGTGMGQRADYADERSVEGRVIGTAPIESVTLLRNDEPIWSETYGVGRGRPADREEWLLSFFSDATPLHAGDAPRGWRHWRGQLRVNGAVLEGITGTDFVNPTTQDLEYEPGRNGARFATNTRGDTSSLRMTLSGIRPSASITLELEEARETGSAPPFFRPPADIEERRVRLTLSAGGVAREMGIDGYPDDRITLRRLIRNGPRDVSFSYTDEDNPRTDEDDPRQGDYYYVRVRQVNDAMAWSSPVWVGGYPSR from the coding sequence ATGACATACCTCCGACGCTGTACACGGCTTGCCGCGCGCGGTCTCACACTCGCGTTTCTCATCGTCGCCGTCGGCTGCGCCGGAGCCGGTGACGACGAAGGCAGGCCGGACGACTACCTGACGCCGGAGCTGCGCGCCGCCGTCGAGCAGCTCAAGGCCGACGTGGCAATGGGCCCCACAGACGAGGCGACGATCGCCGAGCGGGCGCGGATCCTCGCCGACTGGGTCGACGCCTACGCCCTGGGCGGCGGGGAAGTGGGCCTCGAAGGCCCGCGCGTGCGGCTGCAGTCGACGCTGCCGCCGACCGGTCAGGCGGCGCTGCGGCAAGGGGCGATCGTCGACCGGCTGGTACGGCAGTTCACGCTGCACGACGAACCCGGCGCGCTCGGGGAACTGACCGCCGAGTCGCTCGGTCCGTTCGAGGCGCGCAGCTACCAGACCGTTCGCCAGACGTGGACCGCCGGCACGCGCCCGGTGGTGGCCGGCGGGGGCTTCTGGGTGGCGCGGCACTTCAACGTGAACTACGGCCCCTTCCAGACCGACGACCCGGCCGGCGACGGCTACGTGACCATCGCGACGTCGGACACCGACGCGGCGTTCGAGGCCGACGTCTACCTGGCGAGCGGCCCGCACGGCGGGTTCCGGGCACCGGAGCCCGCGCTGGTCTTCCGCGTCGCCTCGGGCCAGATCGACCCCGGCGAGACGGTCACCATCACCTACGGCGACACGAGCGGGGGCGGGCAGGGCCTGCTGATGACCGGCACGTCGAGCGCCCGGATGCCGCTGCCGCTGTACGTCGATCTGGACGCCTCCGGCGAGTGGCGGCCGCTGCCGATTCTGCCGTTCGTGGTCAGTGGAACGCGCGTGGCCGGGGTGCACGGCTTCGTGCCGAGCGTCGTCGCGCCCGGCGAGCCGTTCGAGCTGTCGGTGCGCGCACAGGATGCGTTCTTCAACCGTGCGACCGGCGCCATCCCGGCGTTCGAGGTACGGGTGGACGGCGACGTGCGCGCGACCACGCCGGCCGGCACCGAGCCGATCACGGTCGTGGAGCTGACGCTGGACGAAACGGGGCCGCACTGGATCGACATCCGCTCGGCGGACGGCGAAATCCGCGGCGGCGCGAACCCGATCCTCGTCGAGGAAAACCCCGCCCGCCGCATCTACTGGGGCGACACGCACGGCCACTCCGGCTACGCCGAGGGAATCGGCACCATCGACTTCTTCATGACCTTCGCCCGCGACGACGCCCGGCTCGACTTCGTCACCCATTCCGAGCACGACGTCTGGCTGGACGACGCCGAGTGGGAGCTGTCGCGCAGCGCGGTGCAGACGTTCGACGAGCCGGGCCGATTCATTCCGTATCTCGGCTGGGAATGGACCCGGCACGCCCGCTTCGGGGGCCACCACAACGTGCTGTACCGTGACACGGAGGGCAGGGAGCGTGTGTCGGCGCTGGAGTACCCGACGCTGTCCGAGCTGTACCAGGGCCTGCACGCGCGCTACGACCCGACCGACGTGCTGGTCATCCCGCACGCCCACAATCCGGGCGACTACCGGCAGTCCGACCCGCAGCTCGAGCCGCTCATCGAGATGATGTCGATGCACGGCACCTTCGAGTGGTTCGTCCGGCAGTACCTGTCGCACGGCCACCAGGTGGGGCTGGTCGCCGCGTCGGACGACCACCTGTCGCACCCCGGCTATTCCGCCCCGAACCGCAACTCGCTGGCGCAGCGCGGCGGCCTCGGCGCGGTGATGGCGCCCGAGAGGTCCCGCGACGCGATCTTCGACGCGATGAAGGAGCGGCGGACCTACGCCACCACCGGCGACCGCATCATCCTGGACGTGACCGTCAACGGCACCGGGATGGGCCAGCGCGCCGACTACGCGGACGAGCGCTCCGTCGAGGGCCGCGTCATCGGCACGGCGCCGATAGAGTCGGTGACGCTGCTCAGGAACGACGAGCCGATCTGGAGCGAGACCTACGGCGTCGGCCGCGGCCGTCCCGCCGACCGGGAAGAGTGGCTGCTCTCGTTCTTCTCCGACGCCACGCCGCTGCATGCCGGCGATGCGCCGCGCGGCTGGCGCCACTGGCGCGGACAGCTCCGCGTGAACGGGGCGGTCCTCGAGGGCATCACCGGGACGGACTTCGTCAACCCGACCACCCAGGACCTCGAGTACGAGCCGGGGCGCAACGGCGCCCGTTTCGCCACGAACACGCGCGGCGACACCAGCTCGTTGCGGATGACGTTGTCCGGCATCCGGCCGAGCGCGTCGATCACGCTCGAGCTGGAAGAAGCGCGCGAGACCGGGTCGGCGCCGCCGTTCTTCCGCCCGCCGGCCGACATCGAGGAGCGCCGGGTGCGGCTCACCCTCAGTGCGGGGGGCGTCGCCAGGGAGATGGGTATCGACGGCTACCCCGACGACCGCATCACGCTGCGCCGCCTGATCCGCAACGGGCCCCGCGACGTCAGCTTCAGCTACACCGACGAGGACAACCCGCGGACCGACGAGGACGACCCCCGGCAGGGCGACTACTACTACGTCCGCGTCCGGCAGGTGAACGACGCTATGGCCTGGTCGAGCCCGGTGTGGGTCGGCGGGTATCCGTCGCGGTAG
- a CDS encoding periplasmic heavy metal sensor produces MRIDLTGTRGKVAAGVVGLAIVGVSVVAAAHAAEAQRGGGRGGRGAWMGGPRGAGPVGVLLPPLRRLDLTDEQREQVRTAIDESREAARTNLRETRAAREALAEATASATVDEDRIRALAAELGRLAGDAAVRRAQVYAAVWRILTPEQQARAEELRAEREERRNARRERMEERRERREERRERNR; encoded by the coding sequence ATGCGGATCGACTTGACGGGAACACGCGGGAAGGTGGCGGCCGGCGTCGTCGGACTGGCGATCGTCGGGGTGTCGGTGGTGGCGGCCGCGCACGCGGCGGAGGCGCAGCGCGGCGGCGGTCGCGGCGGTCGCGGCGCCTGGATGGGAGGACCGCGCGGCGCCGGCCCGGTCGGTGTGCTCCTGCCCCCCCTGCGGCGGCTCGATCTGACCGACGAGCAGCGCGAGCAGGTCCGGACGGCGATCGACGAGAGCCGCGAGGCCGCCCGGACGAACCTTCGCGAGACGCGCGCGGCGCGTGAGGCGCTGGCCGAGGCTACGGCTTCGGCGACCGTCGACGAAGACCGGATCCGGGCCCTGGCGGCCGAGCTGGGAAGGCTCGCGGGCGACGCGGCGGTCCGGCGGGCGCAGGTCTACGCGGCGGTCTGGCGGATTCTGACGCCCGAGCAGCAGGCCCGGGCCGAGGAGTTGAGGGCCGAGCGGGAGGAACGGCGCAACGCGCGCCGAGAGCGGATGGAGGAGCGTCGGGAACGCAGGGAGGAACGCCGCGAGCGCAACCGGTGA
- a CDS encoding sigma-70 family RNA polymerase sigma factor translates to MLVVTNERSGWPVERTPETRVSTGSAAVGDGHAVAVEAGPGGEQRTAAIDPDRAAVEDARAGDGGAFEALVLRYQARIVNYASAMVHDAGAAEDVAQETFVRAWRGLGRFRGESAFKTWLYRIATNVARTHLDRRGRQSRIGDRSLDDESEPLQAADVPSPAPDAETSLVRREAIDRALAELPDELRVALVLRDVEGLDYKEIAGVTGAPIGTVESRIFRARRRLRTLLRPLATA, encoded by the coding sequence ATGCTCGTGGTGACGAATGAACGGAGTGGATGGCCGGTTGAGAGGACGCCGGAGACGCGAGTGAGCACGGGGAGCGCAGCGGTCGGCGACGGTCACGCGGTCGCGGTCGAGGCGGGCCCGGGGGGCGAGCAGCGGACCGCGGCGATCGATCCCGACCGGGCGGCGGTAGAGGACGCCCGGGCCGGCGACGGCGGCGCCTTCGAGGCCCTCGTGCTGCGCTACCAGGCGCGCATCGTCAACTACGCGTCGGCGATGGTGCACGACGCGGGTGCCGCCGAGGACGTGGCGCAGGAGACGTTCGTCCGCGCCTGGCGCGGGCTGGGCCGGTTCCGGGGCGAGAGCGCGTTCAAGACCTGGCTATACCGCATCGCGACGAACGTGGCCCGGACGCATCTCGACCGGCGCGGGCGCCAGTCGCGCATCGGGGATCGCAGCCTGGACGACGAGTCGGAGCCGCTGCAGGCCGCCGACGTCCCGTCCCCGGCCCCCGACGCCGAAACGTCGCTCGTCAGACGCGAGGCGATCGACCGGGCGCTGGCCGAGCTGCCCGACGAGTTGCGCGTGGCGCTGGTGTTGCGCGACGTGGAGGGGCTCGACTACAAGGAGATTGCCGGCGTCACGGGAGCGCCGATCGGAACGGTGGAATCGCGGATATTCCGTGCCCGGCGTCGCCTGCGGACGCTGCTGCGCCCGCTCGCTACCGCGTAG
- a CDS encoding MBOAT family protein, giving the protein MTFTDWRFLFVFLPAVLGLHFLVARLTSRGAAGGRLRFEVANWILVAGGLAFLAAGAGRFAAVLGGAAAGLYVLGRGIASAHRRPPAVRPDRISAVPEICFSLAITGSIGLFVFFRGLNPFAGEAMLEAGAFGMAAFPATGLLAPLGLSVFVCHAVSYAADVHRGEAAAPRNPVHALTYLLLFPFLVAGPIVRFRDVSAHLAARQVGMAAFAYGVRRFTIGLAKAWLIAETLAPPATLAFSMSAGALDAAHAWLGLACFTLQIYFALSGYADMAIGLGRMLGFRLPEHFQWPYAADSLHGFWRRWAMTLVTWFDAYVRLPLRPDPGRTAGRETQAVLSLLLLFLLIALWHGPGWPLLLWGAWHGAAVALERTPWGTVLARLPAPVRHGYVLLVVAAGWILFRADSPADAVVFVQALAGLGAPPSLNNPLPLTGGVQIALAVGAVAAAPLLPAVSRWSVTVDSIATALQMIVTAAALFVWTRLLRQGRRR; this is encoded by the coding sequence GTGACGTTCACGGACTGGCGGTTCCTCTTCGTTTTCCTGCCGGCTGTCCTCGGCCTCCACTTCCTGGTCGCGCGGCTGACCTCCCGCGGCGCCGCCGGCGGACGCCTGCGCTTCGAGGTCGCCAACTGGATCCTCGTCGCCGGCGGCCTCGCCTTCCTCGCGGCGGGCGCCGGCCGCTTCGCAGCCGTACTCGGCGGCGCGGCCGCCGGGTTGTACGTCCTCGGCCGCGGCATCGCCAGCGCGCACCGGCGCCCGCCGGCAGTCCGACCCGACCGGATCAGCGCCGTTCCGGAGATCTGCTTCTCGCTCGCGATCACCGGCAGCATCGGGCTGTTCGTGTTCTTCCGGGGGCTGAACCCATTCGCGGGCGAAGCCATGCTCGAGGCAGGCGCGTTCGGCATGGCGGCGTTCCCGGCCACCGGCCTGCTCGCGCCGCTCGGCCTGTCGGTCTTCGTCTGCCACGCCGTGTCGTACGCCGCCGACGTCCACCGGGGCGAGGCCGCCGCGCCGCGGAACCCGGTCCATGCGCTGACCTACCTGCTCCTCTTCCCCTTCCTGGTCGCCGGCCCCATCGTCCGTTTCCGCGACGTGAGCGCGCATCTCGCGGCCCGGCAGGTCGGCATGGCGGCGTTCGCCTACGGCGTGCGGCGCTTCACGATCGGGCTCGCGAAGGCGTGGCTCATCGCGGAGACGCTCGCGCCGCCCGCGACGCTGGCGTTCTCGATGTCCGCCGGCGCGCTCGACGCGGCGCACGCCTGGCTGGGCCTCGCCTGCTTCACGCTGCAGATCTACTTCGCGCTGTCCGGCTACGCGGACATGGCCATCGGGCTGGGACGGATGCTGGGATTCCGGCTGCCCGAGCACTTCCAGTGGCCGTACGCGGCGGACAGCCTGCACGGATTCTGGCGGCGCTGGGCCATGACGCTGGTGACCTGGTTCGACGCCTACGTCCGGCTGCCTCTGCGGCCGGATCCCGGCCGCACCGCGGGGCGGGAGACCCAGGCGGTCCTGTCCCTGCTGCTGCTGTTCCTGCTGATCGCGCTCTGGCACGGCCCCGGCTGGCCGCTGCTGCTGTGGGGTGCCTGGCACGGCGCGGCCGTCGCGCTCGAGAGAACGCCGTGGGGGACCGTGCTCGCCCGCCTGCCGGCGCCGGTTCGCCACGGCTACGTGCTGCTCGTGGTGGCCGCCGGCTGGATCCTCTTCCGCGCCGACAGCCCGGCGGACGCCGTCGTCTTCGTCCAGGCGCTGGCCGGGCTCGGGGCCCCGCCGTCGCTGAACAACCCGCTGCCGCTGACCGGCGGCGTGCAGATCGCGCTGGCGGTCGGCGCCGTCGCCGCGGCGCCCCTGCTGCCGGCGGTGAGCCGCTGGAGCGTGACCGTCGACTCCATCGCTACCGCGCTGCAGATGATCGTTACGGCGGCCGCGCTGTTCGTCTGGACGCGCCTGCTCCGCCAGGGACGACGTCGGTAG
- a CDS encoding cytochrome b/b6 domain-containing protein, producing MDFVVWGHDPWQRPILQHLNWDPLWVSIFCVIMFVLAHAAYTMLSSGRKRSAAETDVFEEANPDVPARILRHSLAARLFHWSMSVTMFVLLVTAFFPIIGIGFDWVPWHYWSGMIFTVIIAWHIVHTTVWLDFWSIWAGPKDVPEFKALMLRETGRIAEAPQPAKYPLGNQLYHWILTIVGLLVIITGMLMMFRIDTPFFAHNQYLISELAWGWVYVLHGLVGVSLVGLVVAHIYFALRPDHWWLTKAMVFGWITRRQYLEHHEPTRWRVTPDKPW from the coding sequence GTGGATTTCGTCGTCTGGGGCCACGACCCGTGGCAGCGCCCGATCCTGCAGCACCTCAACTGGGATCCGCTGTGGGTCTCGATCTTCTGCGTCATCATGTTCGTGCTGGCCCACGCGGCCTACACGATGCTCTCGTCCGGCCGGAAGCGCTCCGCGGCCGAGACCGACGTCTTCGAGGAGGCCAACCCCGACGTGCCCGCCCGCATCCTGCGCCATTCGCTTGCGGCGCGGCTCTTCCACTGGTCGATGTCCGTCACGATGTTCGTGCTGCTGGTGACGGCCTTCTTCCCGATCATCGGGATCGGGTTCGACTGGGTGCCCTGGCACTACTGGTCGGGCATGATCTTCACCGTGATCATCGCCTGGCACATCGTTCATACGACCGTCTGGCTCGACTTCTGGTCGATCTGGGCCGGGCCGAAGGACGTCCCGGAGTTCAAGGCGCTGATGCTGCGCGAGACCGGCCGCATCGCCGAGGCGCCGCAGCCGGCGAAGTATCCCCTGGGCAACCAGCTCTACCACTGGATTCTGACGATCGTCGGGCTGCTGGTCATCATCACCGGCATGCTCATGATGTTCCGCATAGACACGCCGTTCTTCGCCCACAACCAGTACCTGATCAGCGAGTTGGCGTGGGGCTGGGTGTACGTGCTCCACGGGCTGGTGGGCGTCTCGCTGGTCGGTCTCGTGGTAGCGCACATCTACTTCGCCCTGCGGCCGGACCACTGGTGGTTGACCAAGGCGATGGTCTTCGGCTGGATCACCCGCCGGCAGTACCTGGAGCACCACGAGCCGACCCGCTGGCGGGTCACGCCGGACAAGCCCTGGTAG